GTAGCGACCGGACAACAGGGCTCCGGCGTTTGGTACCCGTGCTTCGAGGTCAAGTTTCTTGAGCATCTGATAGGTGGTGCAGACCGCGGCCGAGACCACGGGCAGGCCGAGTTCGTCTTCGACCTTTTGGATCGAGGCGAGTGACGGCATCTGTACGCAGGCCGACAGCACCAGCGCATTAATGCCGGTGAGGTCGAGTTTCTTGTAATGGCTCAGGAGATTTTGCGGGTCTTGGGCTGCCACTTCGAGATTGTCGGGGATTTCGAGGGCCAGCCAGTCCTGCACCTTGATGCCTTCGTGGTCGATGTAATCGGCGACCATCTGGGTCAGCGGGCGCATATAGGGGGCAACGATCGCCACCTTTTTCGCGCCGAGCACATGGAGGCCGTCGACCAGTGCGCCGGCGCTGGTGACCACCGGGGCGGGGGCGTTGTTTTCCACCGTGCGGCCATGGAGGCGGGTCTCGGACGCGCGGTGATAGCCCTTGCCCATGCTCATGATGGCGACGAGGCAGGCATAGCCGAGCACGTCGACGCGGGCGTCCGACAACTCAAGCGCGCAGCGGTCGGAATCGGCGTCCATGGCGGCGAGTTCTTCGGCGGTCACCTTTTTCATGCGCATGCGGCTTGAGTGAAAGGTGAAACGTTCGGGCAGGATCTGTTCCCGGGCGCGCAGCATGGCGGGAATTTCCGTCTCCATGGTGACGTTGGAACTGGGGACGATCTGGCCGATGCGGTAGTGGAATTTTGACATGACTGTGATCCGTCAGACAGCGACAATGGGATTGCGGAGCGTGCCGATGCCATGGATCTCCGATTCAAGAACATCGCCCGGCCACATGAATTCCTGCGGCGTGCGTCCGGCGCCGACGCCCGCGGGGGTGCCGGTGGCGATGATGTCGCCGGGTTCAAGCGTCATCACGGCGCTGATGTCGGCGATCAGGTCATGGACCTTGAACAACATGAAGCTGGTGCTGCAATGCTGTTTTTCGACGCCATTGACGCGGGTGGTGATCATCAGGTCGTGGGGATCGGGGATGTCGTCCGTGGTGACGATGGCCGGGCCCATGGGGGCGAAGCTGTCCTGACCTTTCGAGACGATCCACTGGCCGCTGCGGCGACAGTCGCGGGCGCTGATGTCATTGATGATGGTATAGCCGAACACGTAATCGAGCGCGTCGTCCTTGCTGACATTGCGGGCGGTTTTGCCGATCACAACCGCAAGTTCGGTTTCCCAGTCGAGCTGCTGGGTCATGGCCTTGTTGTGGCGGATGGGGTCGCTGCCGGAGATGACGGCGGTCGGCGGTTTGGAGAAAATTACCGGCTGCTTCGGCAGCTCGGCCGAGGTGTCGAGGCTTTTGGCGGACTCCGCGATGTGATCGGTGTAGTTGAGGCCGATGCCGAAGATATTCTTGCGCGGGCGCGGAATGGGGGCGAGCAGGGTGACATTGCCAAGCGGCATGGACGTCCCGATCAGCCAGGCCGCATTGCGGTTGATATAGAGATCCTTCAGGAACTCGATAGCCGTGGGGCCGAGGTCGATGAAGCCGAGCATGCTGTCGGGCAGGGTGACGCCCGCCGCCGCGCCAAAGCGGGCAACATCGATCACAAGGCCATCTTCGACCATGCCAAGCCGGGCGGCGTCCTGATTGTTTCTATAGGTGACAAAACGCATCTGTTAACTCCCTGAGCCGTTGTTGCTCTGATATCCGCTGTTGCTGTCATAGGCTTCCGTCATGTAAAGCCCGAGCGCTTCCATGACGGGAAAATCATTGAAGGAAAACAGGAAGGCCTGTTCGCCTTTATGGGTGTTCACATGTTCATGCCAGGTCCAGGCGGGGACGCAGAAGATGTCATGTTTTTTCCAGTCGATGCGCTGGCCGCCGATGATGGAATAGCCTTCGCCCTCGGCCACGTTATAGACCACATTGCCGGTGTGGCGGTGGGCGCGGGTGTGTAATCCCGGTTTCAGCATCTGCATATGCGCGCCCAGTGTCTTGAGCGCCCAGCCGCCGGTCACCGGGTTCGAGTAGCGCATGATATGGCCGTCAAAGGGGCAGCCGTCGCTGACCTTCGCGAGATTATAAAGCGCGTCGCGGGTGGTCGCCCAGCGATAGACCTGCAACGGCGAATAGGGTTTGTCCCAGGCCGGGCCATAGGCTGGCAGCATGCCGCCCGCGCCATAGCTGAGGGGGGAGTCGTCGCGGGCATGCAGCGGGGTCTGACGCTCTTCGGGATAGACCGCGTAGAAATTGGTTTCGAGGGCGTTCATCAGCGGGATATCGAGGCCGTCCTGCCAGATTGAAATCTGGCCGTCGGCGAAGACGCCGTGATCGTGCCAGCAGCCGTTCGGCGTCAGCACGTAATCATTGCCTTCAAGAGTGATTTCATGACCGTCGACCACGGTATAGGCGCCGCCGCCTTCCATGATGAAGCGATGGGCCGAGGCGGTGTGACGGTGCGCCGGGGTGATCTCCCCGGGTTTCATAATCTGGAGGCCGCTGAACAGCCAGCCGACCGCTGCTGTATGCTGACGTCCGGCATCGGAATCATTGATCAGCACGACCACGCGGCGCCCGGCTTCTTCGGGCCGCACAAGTTCGGCCGAGCGCAGCACCAGCGGGCGCAGGTCGTCATAGCGCCAGAGCGTCGGGCTGTAGCGGGTGATGGGTTCCCAGGGCTCGATCTCGTTGGCGCGTTTCCAGAAGGCGGTGGCCGAGACTGCTTCAAGCTCCCGGTAATAAGCGTGAAGGTCCGGGGTGTCGGTCACGCGGGAGCGGCCACGCATGCTGTCACTCGCATGTTCGGTACGGTAGCTGTTGCTCATAATGGGTCATCCCCGCCTGATGGGACTGTGTGATCCGTGAAGCTGGTGGGGCTCAGGCTGGCTCGGTTTACGGTCAGGTTGAAAATATCGAAGCGGTTGTAGCTGCCGGTGATGTCATGCATCTGTTTCGGCTGGATGCAATTGTTGAGGTCGATGTCGGCGTAAACGATGCCTTCGTCGTCGATGAGCGGACTGCCGATGGCGCTGCCGTCCGGGCCGATGATGCCGGAAAAGGCGCTGCTTTTGCGGCTCAGAAGCTCCCGCGACTTGGGGTTGATGCGTTCCATTTCGACAATGATCTGTTCGGATATGGTCGAGCAGGAGACCAGGGTAAAGAGCTTGCCTTCAAACGAATGGGCGGCGGCGCGGATGCGGATCGCCTCGGCCATGTTGTAGCTTTCGGGGGCCACGGGGAGGGCGATGTAATTCGCCACATGCACAAGTTCCCCCTGGGACAACAGGGCGAAGCGGGCGAGGGTGTTGGTGTTCTCCCCGCAGGCGAGGGTTCCGAGCGGGCCGACGCTGGTGTCATAGACCTTGAGGCTTGATCCGTCGCCGTAAGCCCAGGTCAGTTTTTCAGCCCAGGTCGGCACGAGCTTGCGGTGGCGGCCGATCAGCTCGCCCTTGTCCGAGATGATGAGATTGGTGTTGTAGATGGTGCCGACGCCGGGGCCGCCGCGTTCGTTGCAGCCGATCACCACCGTGCAGTTGGTTTCGCGGGCGGTGGCGCAGAGCGCTTCGACCTCGGGGCCATTCATGGAGATGCTGCTTTTATAAAGCCGTTCGAACCAGGCGCTGCCTTCGATCGGGGTGACCAGCCAGTTCCAATAGGGGTAGCCGGCGATAAAGACCTCGGGGAAGGCGACGAGGGTCGCGCCGTTCTGGGCTGCCTCGCGGATGAGGGCGCAGGCCTTGTCGGTGGTGGCCGTCGGGTCGAGGAACACAGGCGCGGTCTGGACGGCGGCGACTTTGGATTTTGGCAAGGACATGCGGGGCTCCCTGAGTGTTTCCGCGAAAATGTTATAATGCTGAATGCATTTTGCCAAATTAAATCTGTGCTCGGCGGGAGAGCATTCATTCTGGTTAATTTGGAGGATGGTGAATTAATTCGATATAGATGAAAATTTTCAGGGTCGCACTTGCCTTTGAGAATGGACCGGAATAGATCCTATTTCAGAGGATTGCGCGGGAACTTCGTGCTAGACATGGTCGCCGGATCATCTATTGTAACTAGCTGTTCATCATTTGCGAATTTGCTACCAGAGACTTCTGTTCCGCAGCGTCAAGTACGTGTTTCGCTGCGTGGGCCTGAATAGGCCCCGGTTTGCATAATCCAGCCAGAATACCCAGCCAGAATACCCAGTCAGAATAATCAGCCAGAATAATCAGCGGGACGTCTTGGAACTTTAGACATCGGATGTTTCAAAAACCGTATGCGATCGCCTGATTGTAGATCAATCCGCGTATAGGCTGACCATCGTTGCAGGGATGGGGGCCGGTTAAAGCATTTATTTCGAGATTTGGGGCAGGGTCGAACCATGTCCCGTTTGTGACTTTCCGAGTGGACACCGCGTTATCATCGATCGGTCAACGGGAGTTGCCCCCAGTGATACGGACATCAGTGATACGGACATCGGAGCCTCAGCATCTGCGCCGGATGCGTGCCACCAAGGGATGGGCGCGGGTTTGCTCTGTGGCGTCGTCCGTTTTGCTGCTCGGGGGCTGTGAGCGCGGTGGGCTCATTGATCCGCAGGGGCCCATTGGTCACAATGAACTGAAGCTGATGATCAACTCGGTTGAGATCATGCTGGTGATCATCATTCCGGTCATCATCATGACGCTGTGGTTTGCCTGGTGGTATCGCGCTTCGAATACCAAGGCGCGCTATCTGCCGGAGTGGGCCTATTCGGGGCGTGTCGAGTTTGTCGTCTGGTCTATTCCCATTCTGACCATCATGTTTCTGGGTGGTATCGCCTGGGTCAGCTCCCATGATCTTGACCCGATGACGCCGCTGCCGTCCCATGAGGAGCCGCTGGATGTGCGGGTGGTGGCGCTCGATTGGAAATGGCTGTTCATCTATCCGGATCAGGGCGTCGCCAGTGTCAATGAGCTGGTCATTCCGGAGGGCGTGCCGGTTCATTTTTCCCTGACGGCATCGAACGTGATGAATTCCTTTTTCGTGCCGCAGCTCGGCTCCATGATTTATGCCATGCCGGGCATGCGCACGCAGTTGTATCTGCAGGCCGACAAGCCCGGCGAATATCACGGCTTGTCGACCAATTTCAGCGGCGACGGCTTTGCCGGAATGAAGTTCAAGGTGCATTCGGTGTCCTATGAACAGTTCACGGACTGGGTCGATAAGGCGCGCGGCACGGGCCGGGCGCTGGATGCTGCGGAATATCAATTGCTGGTTCAGCAAAGTGAGGAGGTGAAGCCCTTCACCTATCACTCCGTATCACCCGATTTGTTCGATGACATCGTCACGAAAAAGCTGGCTCCGGGCCCGGGGCCGAAATGGCAACCGGGCGCTTTGGGAGCCCGGCCAGCGGAGAAATGAGAATGTTCGGTAAGCTTGGCTGGGATGACATACCATTCGATCAACCGATTCCGTTGCTGTCCGCGGCCTTGATCGGACTGGTGCTGCTCGGCGTGCTGGTCTGGGTGTGGGCCAAGGGCTATGTCCCCTATCTGTGGCGGGAATGGATCACCTCGGTCGATCACAAGCGTATCGGGGTGATGTATTGCGTGCTTGGGGGCGTGATGCTGCTGCGCGGGTTCATCGACGCGATCATGATGCGCGCCCAGCAGGCGATGGCGTTTCACGGCGCGGGCTATCTAACGCCGGAACATTACAATCAGATTTTCTCCGCCCATGGCACGATCATGATTTTCTTCGTGGCCATGCCCTTTGTGGTGGGGTTGATGAATTTCGTTGTGCCCTTGCAGCTTGGGGTGCGCGACGTGGCCTTTCCGACCATGAATTCGGTCAGCTTCTGGCTGACGGCGTCGGGGGCGCTTCTAATCAATCTGTCGCTGGTGCTGGGGGAATTCGCCCGCACCGGATGGCTCGCATATCCGCCGCTTTCCGAGCTTGCCTATTCGCCAGGTGTGGGCGTCGATTATTATTTATGGGCGCTGCAGATCGCGGGGGTTGGCACGTTACTTGGCGCGGTCAATCTGTTGACGACGATTCTGAAAATGCGCGCGCCAGGCATGAGTTATCTGCGCATGCCGATTTTCTGCTGGACCTCGCTTGCCACCAATCTGTTGATCATTGCGGCTTTTCCGGTGCTGACCGCGACCTTTGGCATGTTGTTGCTGGATCGTTATCTCGATTTCCACTTCTTCACCAATGAAGGTGGCGGCAATCTGATGATGTTCATCAACCTCATTTGGATCTGGGGGCATCCTGAGGTTTATATTCTGGTCCTGCCGGCGTTCGGGATTTTTTCGGAGGTGGTGTCGACCTTTTCCCACAAGCCGCTGTTTGGTTATCGCTCCATGGTGCTCGCGACCCTGGCGATCTGCCTGCTGTCCTTTCTGGTCTGGGTGCATCATTTCTTCACTATGGGCGCCGGGGGCAATGTCAATGCGGTGTTCGGCATCGCCTCGATGATTATCGCGGTGCCGACGGGGGTGAAGGTCTTCAACTGGCTGTTCACCATGTATGGCGGGCGCATCCGGTTTCATTCGTCGATGCTGTGGGCGCTTGGCTTCATGATCACCTTTGTCATCGGCGGCATGACGGGCGTCATGCTGGCTTTGCCGCCGGTGGATTTCGTGGTGCACAACAGCCTGTTTCTGGTCGCCCATTTCCATAATGTCATCATCGGCGGCGTCGTGTTCGGCATTTTTGCGGGCTATAGCTACTGGTTCCCCAAGGCCTTTGGGTTCACGCTGGATGAGCGTTTGGGCAAGGCGGCGTTCTGGTGCTGGTTCATTGGGTTTTATCTGGCCTTCATGCCGCTTTACTGGGTCGGTCTTCTGGGTATGACGCGGCGCATGCAGCATTATGATGTGGCGGCCTGGCATCCGCCGATGCTGGTGGCTTTGGTCGGGTCGGGGGTCATTCTGCTTGGGATCGTGTTTCAGGCGGCGCAGCTTGTGGTGTCGATCCGCACGAGGGATCAGCGGCGCGATATTATTGGTGACCCCTGGGATGGCCGATCGCTTGAATGGGCCACGGCGTCGCCGCCGCCATCGTTCAATTTCGCCGTTCTGCCCGATGTGACGGGGGAAGAAGCCTATTGGGGCATCAAACAGCGCGCGATCGAGGAGCAGACCATGGTCGATGAGCCGGACTATAAAGACATCGAGATGCCGCGCAACAGCCCGACCGGAATCATCACCGCCTTTTTCGCCACGGTCACGGGCTTTGCCATGATCTGGCATATCTGGTGGCTGGTGGGGCTTGGGTTGCTTGGGGCGTTTATCACCTTTGTGGTGTTCGCCTGGCGCGACGTGGAAGAATATGAGATCCCGGCCAGTGAGGTTGCCCGTGTCGATCGGGCCCGTCGTGCGGCCCGTGCCGCTGTCCTCCCACAGATGAGCAAACCGGTATGAACCCGCCACAGACAGCCCTGTCCCCCGCCTGGGACGACCCGAACCGACTGGGCCATCATGGTCTAGGTCATGGCGAAGCAACCGGCCATGGTTTCGGCGGTCCGGCCTCGCGGCGCATCATCACGGGATATGGGTTCTGGGTTTATCTGCTCAGCGACATTATTCTGTTTTCGGCCTTCTTTGCCGCCTTTGCGGTGCTGCGGACGGAAACCGCCGGGGGGCCATCTCCCTATGGGTTGTTCGATCTTACGAATGTGGCCATTGAAACCGGCTGTTTGCTGCTATCGAGTTTTGCCTGCGGCATGGCCATGGTCGCCGCGTCGGTGCGCAATCATCTTTGGACGCAGATTTCGCTGCTGGTGACCGGCCTTCTCGGGCTTGTCTTTGTGGTGCTTGAGGTGCAGGAATTCGCCCTTCTTATCAGCCAGGGGGCGGGGCCTTCGCGGAGCGCGTTTCTCAGTTCGTTCTTTGCGCTTGTGGGGCTGCATGGCTTGCATGTGACTGCGGGCTTGTTATGGCTCGGGACCATGATGGCGCAGGTCTGGGCCAAGGGGTTTCGCCCGAATATCCTGCGGCGCTTGCTGTGCTTTTCGTTGTTCTGGCATGCGCTCGATATCATCTGGGTGGCGCTGTTCACAATTGTTTATCTGATGGGAGCCGTGTGATGGTGAGCGATCCGCAGGCACATTCTGATTTCCACGATATCGCCCCGGGCGACGAGACGCCCGATGGCAGTGGCGTTGCCGAGGGCATACGCGGCTATGTGCTCGGCCTTTTTTTCGCGGTGGTGCTGACGGTCGGGGCTTTTTATCTGACCGGCTCCGATCTTGTCTGGGAGCCGGGCATTCCGGTGGCGCTCATTGTGATCGCCATTGCTCAGATGGGCGTGCATCTGGTGTTCTTCCTGCATGTGACCACCGGCCCTGACAGCACCAACAATGTCATGGCGCTTGCCTTCGGCGTGCTGATTGTCTTTGTTGTCATTGTCGGCTCGCTCTGGATCATGACGCATCTCTCGCATAATCTGATGCCCATGGATAAGATCATGCAGATGCAGAGATAAGGCGGGCAGGTGAGCATGTAATGTTGCGGCGATGACGATTGAAATGATTCTGGCCCGCTATGGGCTGTTGGCGTTGTTTATCGGTGCGGGGGTTGAAGGCGAAACCGTCGTGGTGTCGGGCGGTATTCTCGCGCATCAGAAGCTCATTTCTTTCGAAGGGGCGATGGTGGCGGCAGCGGCGGGATCATTCGTTGCCGATCAGATTTTTTTTGCCATCGGGCGGCATTTTCGCTCTCATGCCTTCGTGCAGAAAATCGCGGCGAAACCGGCGTTCGGCAAAGCCCTTGCTGCGCTTGAACGGCATCCCACCGGGTTTATTCTGGCCTTTCGGTTTATTTATGGTCTGCGCACCATCAGTCCGTTCGCGATTGGCGCGACCACCATTCCCGTCCGTACATTTGTCCTGCTCAATTTGATCGCGGCCAGTGTCTGGGGCGTGCTGTTCACGAGCCTTGGCTATATGTTCGGCCATGGGCTGCAACAGATTTTTGGCAAGGCGCTGGATCGTGTGGATTGGCCTATCCTGGCCTTTGTTGTGGCGGTGGTGGGGGTTGCCGCCATTTTTGTCATCCGCAGGCTTTTCAAGCATCGCTGAAGATCTGTTAGGGATGGGTGGTTTTTCCGGATAAGGCGTCCTCAAGGCGCTTTTCCTGCTCCGGCGACAGCGAGGAGCGCAGCACATGCCCTTTGAATTGGGCGAGATCTTCCAATACTTTTTCCGGCTGCGCCTTGCGCACGAGGAGAAAGAGCGCCGAACTGTCAGGCTTGAGCGTGTCGGCGAGCGAATGAATGAAATGGTCGTCGATGCCATAGTCGGATAGCGCCCCGGCCAAGGCTCCGGCGCCCGATCCGATGACCCCGCCGATGGCCAGTCCAGCCAGCGGATTGAGGAACAAAAGTCCAACCAGCATGCCCCAGAACACCCCGGACAGGCCGCCCGAGGCGGCGCCGATGCCGATGGTGCTGACGCTTTGTTTGAGATGGACCTTGCCATCGCCCTTGCGGATGGCGATGACGGCGTCCTTCAGGTCGACCAGATATTCCTTTTGCAGCCGGTTCAGTTCGGTCAGGACGCGATCAGCTTCTTCGGAATCGTCGAACCCGATGACCACAAGCTCCGCCATGACAATCTCCTGGTTGAATTGCTGTTATGCGACCCGAGGTATGACGATATGACTTAGGCAGCCAGCCGAGGCTGCCAGTGCAATATCCGGGGGACTGAACGCAGGGTCCGCAACCGTACTGGGAATCGAACAACCGACATGCCGCGCCCTTTACGAATCGTGGCCGGATGGATGTGTTCAGACAGTTAACGCGTTGCTACTGATTGTATTACTGAGGCTTCATAGTAATGGAAGCCCGGCCGAGCGGCAAACTGATTCAGGTCTTTGTGATCGGGTCAGCAAGGCCGAGGTCGCCGAAGGTCCCGGCTTGGGACAGCAAAAAGCCCCAGCCCGCTTACGCGAACTGGGGCCTATTTGGCTCCTCGGGCCGGACTCGAACCAGCGACCGATCGGTTAACAGCCGATTGCTCTACCAACTGAGCTACCGAGGAATGGAGCACAAACAAACTGTTGTGCGTCCGAAACTTTTTCCACCCTGAGGACTGTAACATTGTCCTGTCCGGCGAACGCGCTCCTTATAGCAGAGAGAATTTCAGAATGCCAAGAGCCTTTCGGCGATAGATGACATTTTCTTTAAAATACTCTGCCACAACGAAATTTTGGAGGCACCGCCCGGAATCGAACCGGGATACGCGGATTTGCAGTCCGCTACGTAACCATTCCGCCACGGTGCCTCAGCTGAACCGACCATTGCTGGCCGGTTCGATCTGGAGGTCGATATAGCATTGCCTCCGGACGGGTGCAACGGAACATTGACGGAAGTTGCTCATCCTGTGGCGAACCAAATCGTTCGGGCCGAGATCGTAACATTGTCAAGGGGCCCGCCCTCCATTATAAACGCGCGTGCATTCCTTTTCTGTCGCTCTAAACGGGCGATCTAAGGCTGGATTAAGATCATGACGAATTATGCCATCGCCCGTGACCATATGATCGAAGGGCAAATCAAGCCGAACCAGGTGAGCGATCCCCATGTTCTGGAGGCTTTTCGCCACACCGCGCGTGAAGTCTACGTGCCAGCAGCCCTGCGCGGCGTCGCCTATGTGGATGAAAGCATTGAGATCGCTCCCGGCCGTTATCTGATGGAACCAAGGGTTTTCGCCCGTTTGCTGCAGGCGGCTTTGCCCGGCGCAGGCGATGTGGTGCTTGATGTGGGCTCGGGCAGTGGCTATTCGGCGGCGGTTCTTGCGGCGCTTGCGGGGTCGGTTGTGGCTTTGGAAGAAGACGGCGATCTGGCGGCCCGGGCCACGGCACTTCTGGCCGAAAGCGGTCTGGCCAATGCCGAGGTGGTCAAGGGAGCCCTGGTTGACGGGTGCGCCGGACATGGGCCCTATCAGGTGATCGTCCTCAATGGTCAGGTCGATGAGGTGCCGCAGGCACTGCTTGATCAGCTGGCCGATGGCGGGCGTCTTGTGGGCGTCGAGCGTCTGGGCGGGGTCGGCAAGGCGGTGTTGTATCAAAAGGATCAGGGGATCGTTGGCCGCCGGGAGCTGTTCGATGCGTCGGTGGCGCCGCTGCCGGGATTTGCCAAGCCGAAAAGCTTCACGTTTTAACTGATCCTGTTTTCACGGCATTCGGGCTTCAAATCGTCAGATTCTGAGTGTTGCGCAGTCGTTGAGTGAGCCAAGGGGGATAGAGTAATGCGGTTTCCGTTGATTGCAGTGGTTGCGGTTTGTCTCGGGGGACCTTTGGCTGCAGCCGGCGCGGTGCAGGCTGAAACACTTCAGGAAACGCTGGCGGCGGCTTATGCCAACAACCCGTCGCTTGAGGCGTCGCGGGCCCAGTTGCGGGCCATTGACGAGAATGTGGCGCAGGCGCGCGGCGGGTATCGCCCGACGGTCGAGGCTTCGGGAGCCATCGGACGGGCCGACGTGAACCAGACGTCGCTAACCTCCTCGACGGGCAATCAGACCTATACAACTGACGGAAAGTTTACGTCGAAAAACGCGAGCGTTGCCCTGGTGCAGCCGGTGTTCTCGGGCTTTTCGACCGTCAACAGCGTCAAAAAGGCCGAACATGAAGTGCTGGCCGGACGCGAAGACCTGCGCAATGCCGAACAAAGCATGCTTCTTGATGCCGTGACGTCCTTTATGAATGTCAAACGGGACGAAGCGATTCTCGACCTCAATCGCAGCAACGTGCAAGTGTTGCAGCGCCAGCTTGATGCGTCGCAGGATCGCTTCCGGGTTGGTGAAATCACCCGGACCGATGTGGCCCAGTCCGAGGCTCGTTTGTCGCGGGCCCTGTCTGACCGCACCCGCGCCGAAGCCAATCTGAGTGCGAGTCGCGCGTTTTATAAGCGAGTCGTCGGTCAGGCGCCGGGCACGCTTGAGGCGCCCGCCGGCTTGCCGGCGCTGCCCGAAAACGAAGATGCCGCCTATGAGGTCGGGCTTGCGAGCAATCCGGTGCTGAACAGCGCACGCTATGCGGAACAGGCGTCGTCCTATGCTGTGGGTGCGGCGAAGGGCAGCATGTTGCCGAAGATCAATCTGCGCGCCGAATATAGCCGTGGCTGGGATAATTCGCTGTTCAGCCGCGAAGCCAACCAGAAGCAGGTGACGGCGGAATTGCGGATACCGCTTTATGAGGCCGGGGTGGCCTCGTCGCAGGTACGGCAGGCGCGGCAGATCAACAGCCAGCGCCGCTTGCAGATCATCGATGTGGAACGTCAGGTGTCCGAAGCGGTGCGCAATGCCTGGCAGAATATGCGGG
The sequence above is drawn from the Govania unica genome and encodes:
- a CDS encoding protein-L-isoaspartate O-methyltransferase family protein, which gives rise to MTNYAIARDHMIEGQIKPNQVSDPHVLEAFRHTAREVYVPAALRGVAYVDESIEIAPGRYLMEPRVFARLLQAALPGAGDVVLDVGSGSGYSAAVLAALAGSVVALEEDGDLAARATALLAESGLANAEVVKGALVDGCAGHGPYQVIVLNGQVDEVPQALLDQLADGGRLVGVERLGGVGKAVLYQKDQGIVGRRELFDASVAPLPGFAKPKSFTF
- a CDS encoding TolC family outer membrane protein; its protein translation is MRFPLIAVVAVCLGGPLAAAGAVQAETLQETLAAAYANNPSLEASRAQLRAIDENVAQARGGYRPTVEASGAIGRADVNQTSLTSSTGNQTYTTDGKFTSKNASVALVQPVFSGFSTVNSVKKAEHEVLAGREDLRNAEQSMLLDAVTSFMNVKRDEAILDLNRSNVQVLQRQLDASQDRFRVGEITRTDVAQSEARLSRALSDRTRAEANLSASRAFYKRVVGQAPGTLEAPAGLPALPENEDAAYEVGLASNPVLNSARYAEQASSYAVGAAKGSMLPKINLRAEYSRGWDNSLFSREANQKQVTAELRIPLYEAGVASSQVRQARQINSQRRLQIIDVERQVSEAVRNAWQNMRAASDRVKSDESQVRANEIALEGVKQEAEVGSRTVLDVLNAEQELLDSRVLLVGDKRDEQVAAYSLLAAIGQMTAEDLNVAGERYNPKKNYDRVSGKIWGWDIPE